From a single Apium graveolens cultivar Ventura chromosome 2, ASM990537v1, whole genome shotgun sequence genomic region:
- the LOC141707653 gene encoding uncharacterized protein LOC141707653, protein MLSSLRRVLCRDDELNTGQSDCKIHYDGRPFRSDNYHVIPSNYDSFLRTISPNPVLSTQTATRTQSQNYSTCFDFSQRSNSILKHTLPRIHNKDPEKTPVIPTNVILKSTSSSACLLFSPPPSPELGSSSFSPYSAFSSIPKSPSVSTKPILAHFESTPTSYQTKTQRNELEKALTPICVIRDDNKDLIRKNIVSGVLKKPLSPQPCKDYHAAPLCADNYYLEVPAKRSLADYLTESGPRLVSFYGSTELYPTDEARCIIQGLVTAILNLKKDKRKHKYLKNPENLILDNKEYHPYSNYVRDLATGHVLRNRKILEHAGKDLPTTIKVTLEKNRMHLKSDDLAALRYLIFEVILVLDHDKKPLLPAEWKSFKKLFSNTKPDYALMSSHPCLWGHTKRLGFYFALDKWRNPSKSDKWVRDLVDDSLSSMRIFQTNWVKKIKRDSHLLKFTGKMTRSRQRKVFGLIRFFRNLVEHCPDKVSASSPYKKESYLDYKLRKLYPNLLEELYQRLLLAGFNY, encoded by the exons ATGCTGTCCTCTTTGCGCCGTGTGCTTTGTCGTGATGATGAACTGAACACTGGACAGTCTGACTGTAAGATTCACTATGATGGACGTCCATTCAGATCGGATAATTATCATGTTATTCCTAGTAATTATGATTCATTTTTAAGAACCATTTCACCTAATCCAGTTCTTAGTACACAAACTGCTACAAGAACTCAGTCTCAAAATTATTCCACTTGTTTCGATTTTTCACAAAGATCGAATAGCATACTAAAACATACCCTGCCAAGAATCCATAACAAAGATCCGGAAAAAACACCAGTTATACCTACTAATGTCATTCTAAAATCAACCAGTTCCTCTGCATGTCTTCTGTTTTCACCTCCGCCATCCCCTGAATTAGGTTCATCATCTTTCTCCCCATATAGTGCATTCTCAAGTATCCCAAAATCTCCTTCTGTGTCCACAAAGCCTATTCTGGCTCATTTCGAGTCTACCCCAACATCGTATCAGACAAAGACTCAACGTAATGAATTGGAGAAAGCTTTGACCCCTATCTGTGTAATTCGGGACGACAATAAAGATTTGATCAGGAAAAATATTGTGTCCGGAGTTCTGAAGAAACCTTTGTCTCCACAACCTTGCAAGGATTACCATGCGGCACCGCTTTGTGCTGACAACTATTACCTTGAG GTTCCTGCGAAAAGAAGTTTGGCAGATTATCTTACTGAGTCCGGACCAAGACTTGTTAGTTTTTATGGGAGTACAGAATTGTACCCAACAGACGAAGCAAGATGCATAATCCAGGGTTTGGTTACAGCTATCCTAAACCTCAAAAAAGACAAAAGGAAGCATAAATATCTTAAGAATCCAGAAAACCTCATATTAGACAATAAAGAATATCATCCGTATTCTAATTATGTCCGGGATTTAGCAACTGGACATGTTTTAAGAAACAGGAAGATTTTAGAGCATGCTGGAAAGGACTTGCCTACCACCATCAAAGTTACTTTAGAAAAAAACAGGATGCATCTGAAGAGTGATGACCTTGCAGCGCTAAGGTATTTGATTTTTGAGGTTATTCTGGTTTTGGATCATGACAAAAAGCCACTACTTCCTGCTGAGTGGAAATCTTTTAAAAAGTTGTTTTCAAATACTAAACCTGATTATGCCTTGATGTCCTCCCATCCATGCCTTTGGGGGCATACGAAACGATTAGGGTTTTATTTCGCTCTTGATAAGTGGCGTAATCCTTCCAAATCTGATAAATGGGTTAGGGATTTAGTAGATGACAGTCTGAGTTCTATGCGGATATTCCAGACCAACTGGGTGAAGAAAATTAAGAGAGACAGCCATTTACTGAAGTTCACAGGCAAGATGACACGTTCTAGACAACGTAAAGTCTTTGGGTTGATCAGGTTTTTTCGCAACCTAGTAGAACATTGTCCAGATAAAGTGTCAGCATCGAGTCCATACAAAAAGGAAAGCTATCTGGACTACAAGCTAAGGAAATTATATCCTAACCTGCTGGAAGAATTATACCAGAGATTGCTACTAGCAGGCTTTAATTATTAG